In Arthrobacter sp. MN05-02, the genomic stretch CCGGCCGAGCTGCCGGCGCAGGCCGAGAGCATCAGGAGGATGGCTGCCGCAGATGCCAGGAGGAGCCTGCGCCGATCACCGCGTGGACCGGTCATGAGATGAAGCGCATCCGATACCTGTACCATCGTGTTCCCCGCCCTGGCCGGCGGACGTGCCCGGAACCTCAGTTGAGGGACGTTCGATCCTGCCGCTGGCCCCGCCCGCCGCGACCTCGGGACGGATCACCCATCGCCTTCAGTGCGGCGCGGATCTCCTTGGGCAGCGAGAAGATGATGTCCTCCTGGGCCGTCACGACCTCCTCGACCTCGCCGTAGCCGTACTCGGCGAGCAGCCTCAGTACGTCCTGCACGAGGTTCTCCGGGACGGAGGCCCCGGACGAGATCCCGACGGTGGCCACGCCCTCGAACCAGGACTCGTTCACCTCGTTGGCGAAGTCGACGCGGTACGCCGCCTTCGCGCCGTACTCGAGCGCCACTTCCACCAGTCGCACGGAGTTCGAGGAATTGGCCGATCCGACCACGATGACGAGATCCGTCTGCGGCGCGATCTTCTTGATGGCCGCCTGACGGTTGGACGTGGCGTAGCAGATGTCGTCGCTGGGAGGGTCCTGCAGCGTCGGGAAGCGCTCCTTGAGCAGGTTCACGGTCAGCATGGTCTCGTCGACGCTCAGTGTGGTCTGCGAGAGCCAGATGAGCCGTTCCGGATCGCGCACCTGGACCTTGTCGACGTCCTCCGGCCCGTTGACGATCTGGATGTGGTCGGGCGCCTCGCCGGCCGTGCCCTCGACTTCCTCATGGCCCTCGTGGCCGATCAGGAGAATGTCGAAGTCGTCGCGCGCGAAACGCTGGGCCTCCTTGTGCACCTTGGTGACCAGCGGGCAGGTGGCGTCGATCGTCCGGAGACCCCTGTCCTCGGCGGACTGGACGACGGCGGGAGAGACCCCGTGGGCGGAGAAGACGACCAGCGCGCCCTCCGGTACCTCGTCCGTCTCGTCGACGAAGATGGCCCCCTTCGCCTCGAGCGTGGACACGACATGCAGGTTGTGCACGATCTGCTTCCGCACGTACACCGGGGGTCCGTAGTGCTCCAGGGCCTTCTCGACGGCGATGACCGCGCGGTCCACTCCGGCGCAGTAACCCCGGGGGGCTGCGAGCAGTACCTTCTTCTCCCCTGGCACCGGCGCGGCTGCGAGGACGTCCTCCGGGGAGCGACGCCTGCGCGGGATGGTGGGCATGGGGACCTGAACGGTGGTACTGGTCATGATCCGATTCTACCGGGTGGGTGCTGCTCGACCTGCTGACCGCAGGCCGCTCCGCTGTGAGCTGAGCCCTACGCCGGGCGCCGGTCGTCCCGACGGCGCCGACCACCGAGCGCCAGTTGCCCGACGGCGCCGACCGCGACCGCCACCAGCCCGCCGACGATCACGGGCACGCCGGCCTCGGCGACACTTGCTCCGGCCCGTTCCGCCAGCCCACGGACGAACACGTCCGCCACTGCGCTCGTCCCGGGCGCACGCGCTGCGGCAGCGGGGATCCAGTCCCCCGCCAGGAACCCGACCACCCCGATGAGCACCACCCCGAGGCCCAGGAGGGCGAGGGTGGTGCCCCGTCGTCGGGCGATCACCAGCGCCAGCAGGCCCAGCATGGCTGCGGCGGCGAGATACAGCCGCCACGCCTGTACAGCATCCGCGACGGTGCTGAACACTCCGCCGCGCTCGACCGATCCGACCTCGACCGTGGTGTCCTCCGGTACGGGGACCTCCACCCCGAAGCCTCCCCCGATGCTGTCCGCGACGAGTCCCACGACGGGAGCGAGGTCGAGGGTCAGGATGGCCGGGGCAGGTTCGGACGGATCGGGAGCCTGGGCGAAGGTGAAGGAGTGCGAGACACGGAGCGTCTCGGTCCACGCGGCCGGATACCCGGACGCATCGGTCACCGCGCCCGCGGCATCCCTGATCAGCGGCTCGACGAAGGACGTGATCTGCTCGGGCAATCCGGCGCCTGCCGTGACGTCCTCGACCAGCGAATCGGTCAGTGCCGCCTGGAACTCCTCGTCCTCACCGAGCGGGGCGGCGAGTGCGACGAACCCGGACTCCTCCACCAGGTTCTCGTAGAGCCACGCGGACGCCAGTCCGCCGGCCGCGACGACGAGCGCGAGAAGGGCCAGGAGGGCCGAGAGCAGGGTCCGCATGAAATCCTGAGCTGGAGGTCGAACACCCGATTATGCCGGTTCCCGCATCAGGAGGCACGGAGGATCGTGGCCCGCGCAGGCGCTTCCGGAGTGCACAGGACCATGCCGTGAGCCGCGGCCGGGGTTCCGGGATGGTACAGATGAACAGGACAGACAGCGCAGGCGGGGCTTCCCCCGCCGAGGACAGGAGACGGATGACGAGCGAGGGATCGCGCGCGCGACCGGCAGGGGCGGGATCGTCCGCGCCGGCATCGACGGTGCCGGCCACGGCGGCCGAGACGTCCCCCGAATCGCCGTGGCCGCTCCACCTGCTGTCGGAGAAGCTCAAGGCCCACATCGAACGGGCGCCGGCGGCCTGGGTCGAAGGGCAGGTCATCGAACTCAACCGCCGCGCGAGCATGTGCTACATCACGCTGCGCGACGTCGATTCGGAGGTGTCCCTCTCCCTGTCGGTCTACGGCACCGTCATGGACCGGGTGTCCATGCCCCTGGACCGCGGCTCCCGCGTCGTGGCGCGCCTCAAGCCCGACTTCTGGGTCAAGACCGGGCGGCTGTCCATGCAGACGATCGACATCCGTCCCGTCGGCATCGGCGATCTCCTGGCACGCATCGAGAGGCTGCGACAGGCGCTCGCCGCGGAAGGGCTGTTCGCGCCGGCCCGCAAGAAGCAGTTGCCGCTCCTGCCCCACCGGATCGGGCTCATCACGGGCCGCGACTCCGATGCCATGAAGGACGTGATGCGCAACGCCGCCCTACGGTGGCCGGCCGTCGAGTTCGAGGTCCGCGAAGTCGCCGTCCAGGGCGTGAGCAGCGTTGCACAGGTCTCCGCGGCCCTCACGGAGCTGGACGCCCACCCCCGGGTCGACGTCATCATCATCGCGCGGGGCGGTGGAGCGTTGGAGGACCTGCTGCCCTTCAGCGACGAGTCGCTGGTCCGCGCGGTCGCGATGGCGGACACCCCTGTCGTCAGCGCCATCGGTCATGAGGCGGATCGGCCGCTCCTCGACGAGGTCGCCGATCTCCGCGCCTCCACGCCCACGGATGCGGCGAAGCGCGTGGTCCCGGACGTGTCCGAGGAACTCGCCAGGATCCGGCAGGCGCGTGCCGCGCTCGAACGCTCCATCCGGGTCCTCGTGCACAGGGAGGCGGAGAGCCTCGCGAACCTCCGTTCCCGGCCGTCCCTGGCGAAACCCGAGGGCATGATCGACGTGCGGGAGGCCGACGTCGAGCGGCTCCGCTCCCGCGCCCTGCGCTCTGCCGCCGCAGGGGTGGAGCGCGGTGCCGTCGCCGTGCACCACCTGCGGGAACGCGTGCGGTCCCTCTCGCCGCAGAGGACCCTCGACCGCGGTTATGCGGTGGTGCAGAAGGAGGACGGACACGTGGTGCGGGCGCCGGAGGACGTACCGGCCGGTGAGGTCCTGCGGGTCCGGGTCGCGGGCGGCCAGTTCGGCGCCGTCGCCCAGGGCACGACCGCCACGCGGGAATCCGCATGACCCTACAGGCACAGCAGGCCCGGACTCGGGCCGCCCAGCAGACGAGGAACACCGGTGGAGAAGGAAGATGCGATGACCAACAACATCCAGCCCGAGCAGCGACAGGCCGGCGTCGGCTCGCTGTCCTACGAGCAGGCTCGAGAGGAACTCGTCGCCGTCGTCTCGAGGCTCGAAGCCGGAGGTGTGAGCCTCGAGGAATCGCTGGCGCTGTGGGAGCGCGGTGAGGCCCTGGCCGATCGTTGCGAGGCGTGGCTCGAAGGGGCGAAGGTGCGGCTCGCGGCTGCCCGGGACAAGGCCGAGGGCCAGTAGCAGGCCGTAGCACGGCGTCGGCCGGCAGGGTGGTTGGTTGCGGCGCCGCTGGGCGTCCGGGCGTTGCGGCAGCTCCCGGTCAGGACGCGGCGAGGCGCTGTTTCTCGACCTCGACGTCGAAGGATGCCCTGGGCCAGCTCAGCTGCATGTCCTCCAGCGTCGCGGTGAGCAACTGCTGCACGGCCAGACGCGCGTACCACTTGCGGTCGGCGGGAACGACGTACCACGGCGTGTCGGGCGTGCTCGTCCGTTCGATCGCGGCCTGGTACGCCTCCTGGTACTGCTGCCAGTAGCCGCGATCGTCGATGTCGCCGGGGTTGTACTTCCAGTACTTGTCCCTGCGATCGAGGCGCTTCGAGAGCCTGTCCTTCTGCTCCTCCTTGCTGATGTGCAGCATGACCTTGAGCACACGGGTCCCCGAGGCCACGACATCCTCCTCGAACCGCGAGATGGCTCCGTACCGCTTCTCGATCTCCTTCGCGGGCGACAGTCCGCGCACGCGGTGGACCAGGACGTCCTCGTAGTGGGACCGGTCGAAGACTCCCAGCATCCCGGGCCTGGGGAGCTGCGAGCGGATCCGCCAGAGGAAGCTGTGCCGCCGCTCCTCCTCTGTCGGTGCCGCGAAGGCGTGGTGCTGCACGCCCTGCAGGTCGACCAGCCCCACGACATGACGGACGATGCCGCCCTTTCCCGAGGCATCCATGCCCTGCAGGACGAGCAGGACGGCGATCTCGCTTCCCGCCCGGCTCTCGGCGAAGAGCTTCGCCTGCAGGGACGAGAGAGGATCGGCACCGGCGGAGAGCGCTGCGGCCCCCTCCTTCTTGCCGCCGTCGAAGCCCGGCGTCGACCGGGGATCGACGCCCTCGAGCGAGAAGTCCGGCCCCGCCAGGAGGAGGCGCCGCATCTCGGCACTGCTGTCGGCTGTCACGGACATGGACCCTCCTGCGGCTCCGGTCAGGGCCTGTACGTGGACAGGAACTCGGCAAGCCTGCCGAGGGCATCCTCGATGACTTCCACACTCGGGAGCGTGACCATGCGGAAGTGGTCAGGGTTGATCCAGTTGAAGGCCCTGCCGTGCGAGATCAGGATCTTCTGCTGCTTGAGGAGGTCGAGGGCGAACTTCTCGTCATCCTTGATCGGATAGACCTCGGGGTCGAGCTTCGGGAAGAGGTACAGGGCACCCTGGGCCACTTCGCAGCTCACGCCGTCGATCGCATTGAGCAGCTGCGCGGCCTTGTCGCGCTGCTGCTTCAGGCGTCCTCCCGGCAGGATCAGGTCGTTGATGCTCTGGTACCCGCCCAGCGCCGTCTGGATCGCGTGCTGCGCGGGGACATTCGCGCACAGCCGCATGTTGGCCAGCAGGTTGATGCCCTCGATGTAGTTCGCGGCGTCGCGCTTCGGTCCGGAGATGGCCATCCAGCCGCTGCGGAAGCCGGCGATACGGTACGCCTTCGAGAGGCCGCTGAAGGTCAGGCACAGGACGTCGTCGCCCGCGACCGATGCCGCGTTGATGTGGACGGCGTCGTCGTAGAGGATCTTCTCGTAGATCTCGTCGGCGAACAGGATGAGCCCGTGCTCGCGTGCCAGACGCACGATCCCCTCGAGGACGGGCCGTGGGTAGACCGAACCCGTCGGGTTGTTCGGATTGATGAGGACGATGCCCCTGGTGTTGGGCGTGATCTTCGAGGCCATGTCCTCGAGGTCGGGCCACCAGTGGTTGTCCTCGTCGCAGAGGTAGTGCACGGGGGTGCCGCTGGCGAGCGCGACGGACGCGGTCCAGAGCGGGTAGTCCGGTGTCGGGATCAGCACTTCGTCGCCGGCGTTGAGCAGTGCCTGCATGGAGAGCGTGATGAGCTCGCTGACGCCGTTGCCGAGGTAGACGTCGTCGACGTCGATCGTCTTGATGCCGCGGCTCTGGTAGTACTGCACGACGGCGGTCCGCGCGGAGAAGATGCCTCGTGAATCGCTGTAGCCCTGGGCCTCGGGCAGGTTGCGGATCATGTCCACGAGGATGGCGTCGGGCGCCTCGAAGCCGAAGGGCGCCGGGTTGCCGATGTTGAGCTTGAGGATGCGGTGGCCCTGGGCCTCCATGGTCATGGCGTGTTCGAGCAGTGGCCCCCTGATGTCGTAGAGGACGTTACGGAGCTTTTCCGACTGCTTGTAGGTGGCCATTGGATCAGGATGCCACAGCAGGGGCCCGGCACGCGGCATATGTCTGCCGGGTGCCGGACCCCTGCCGGGCGGACCGGGTACTGCGGAACTAGCCCGCGAGCCCCTTCTCCGCGAGCCAGTCCGCGGCCGCGTCCGCGGGGTTGCGCTTCTCGTCGCCGCTGACCTCGCGGTTCAGGGCCAGGAGGTCCTCGGTGGTCAGCTGCGCCGACACCTCGTTGAGGACGGTCTGCGCCTCATCGCCCACCGTGTCGGTGTTGATGAGGGGCAGCACCTGCTGGGCGATGAAGTTGTTCTCCGGGTCCTCGAGGACCACGAGGTCGTTGTCCGCGATGGACGGCGTCGTCGTGTAGATGTCCGCGGCCTGCACCGTGTCGTCGAGCAGTGCCTTCAGCGTGATGTCCCCGCCGCCGTCGTTGATGGCCTCGAAGCCGCCGGGCACGCAGTTGTACTTCGCCTTCAGGCCGGGCAGGCCGTAGGCACGCTCCTGGAAGGTGCTCGGTGCGCCGATGGTGATCTCACCACACACCTCGGCGAGGTCCGCGATCGACGTCAGGTCGTACTTCTCCGCCGTGGCGGCCGTCACGACGAGCGCGTCCTTGTCCTCGGCCTTCGAGGGCTCGAGGACATCGAGCTTCACGTCGGGCGACTTCGCGGTGAGCGCATCGGGCAGCGCCGCGGCGATGTCCTCGGCGGATTCCGCCGTGGCGGCAGGATCGGCGAACAGCAGCAGGTTGCCGCCGTACTCGGGCATGATGTCGATCGAGCCGTCCTCGAGCGCGGTGTAGTAGATCTCCCGCGAGCCGATGTTGAGCTGGGTCGTCGCCTCGACACCGGCCGCGTTGAGCGCACCGGCGTAGATCTCGGCGATGATCTGGCTCTCGGGGAAATCAGCGGAACCGACGACGACGGAACCGCCGGCGGACGCGGACGCTGCGTCCTCCGATTCACCCTGGGGGTCGCTGTTGGCACCGCAGGCAGTCAACGCCAGCGCGGCCGTCAGGCCGCAAGCCAGTCCCATCAAAGCGCGCCGTCCGGCGCGTTGTGCTGACAGGTTCTTCATGTTGTTCCTCCTTGTGCACTGGCGACGGCCTTCTGCCGGCCAGATCCTTGTGCCCGTCCCGGACCGGAGACGCGCAGTCCCGGTGAGATGGCGAATCTCTGCAGCAGTCCCAGAAGCAGATCGACGGTGATCGCGAGGACTGTGATGACGACGGCACCGCCGAAGAGACGTCCGTAGTCCGCGAGCTGTGTTCCTTCGACGAGGAAGACCCCGAGCCCGCCGAGGTTGATGAAGGCGACGACCGCGGCGGTCGCGATGACCTGCAGCACCGCTGCACGGACTCCACCGAGGATGACCTGCAGGCCGTTGGGCACCTCGACCCTGAACAGGACCTGGAGTTCGCTCATGCCCATGCTCCGCGCGGCATCCACCACGGTGCTGTTCACGGACGAGATGCCCGCATAGATCCCGCTCAGCAGCGGGGGGACGGCGAGGAGCACGAGCGCCCAGATGGGCGGCATCAGGCCGAGGCCCGCGAGGAGCACGAACAGGAACACCATGCCGAGCGTCGGCAGGGCGCGGAGGATGCCCACGCCGGAGACGATCACCACGCGGCCGCGACCGGTGTGCCCCACGTAGAGCCCGATCGGCACCGCGATCACCAGTGCGATCAGCATGGTCAGTCCGGTGTAGCCCAGGTGCTCGACGACGCGGGTGGGGATGCCGCGGTCGCCCACCAAGTTGGCGGGAGCGGTCAGCCACTCCCCCATCTGCACGAAGAGGTTGCTGCTCGAGTAGTCCATCAAGCGCCCGCCACTTCCGCCTCGAGGGCGACGATCTCCTCCGCCGGCCTGCCGCCGGCGGAGGCGCTGCGCGTCCACGGGGTCAGCAGGCGTTCCGTGAGGACGAGGAGGTGGTCCAGGACGAGGGCCAGCAGGAGGATGATGCCGATCCCGACGGCGATCTCGGTCGGGAACGACCGGAACAGCCCGTCCGTGAACAGGGTCCCGAGGCTGGGGACGCCGATCAGGGCGCCGACGCTGACGAGCGAGATGTTGGTGACCGAGACCACGCGCAACCCGGCGAACAGCACGGGCAGCGACAGCGGCAGGTCCACGGTCAGGAACCTGCGCACGGGCCGGTAACCCAGAGCGACGGCGGCCTGGCGTACGTCGTCGTCGATCGAATCGAGCGCGTCGAGCGTGGACCGGACGAGCAGGGAGAAGGCGTAGACGGACAGCGCCACGATGACGTTGACGGGGTCGATCACCTTGGTGCCGAGCACCACCGGGAGGAACACGAACATCGCCAGTGACGGGACGGTGTAGAGGATCGACGAGCCGGTCAGCAGGATCGAGCCGACCACCGGGTTGAGCCGGGCCAGCTGCGCCATGGGCACAGCGGCGAGGACGCCGAGGAGCAGCGGGACGATGGCCTGGAACAGGTGGAGGCGCGTGTGCAGCCAGACGAAGTCCAGGTTGGCGAGGAACCAGTCCACGGCTACACCGCCGTGTTGTGGTCGGAGCGGCCCCGGTCGAGCCTCGCGGCTTCGATGAGCTCGAAGACCTCTGCGGCACGCACGACGCCGACGGCACGCCCGTCGTCGTCGACCGTCACGCCGAGGCCCGACGGCGAGGACAGGGCGGCGTCGAGCGCGCGGCGCAGGGTGTCGCCACGCGTGTAGAGGGAGCCTCCCGGGACCGCCTCCGCCTGCTTCGTGATGGTCTCGCGCGTGGCTTGCGGTACCCAGCCGTGCGGCCGGCCCTCGGAGTCGACGAGCAACGTCCAGGGCGAGCGGACCGAGACGGTCGGGTCCGCGAGGCGGTCCACCTCGATGGTCTCGACCGGGTGGATGACGACGTCGTCCCCCTGCTGGAAGGAGAGATGGCGGAAACCGCGGTCACGTCCCACGAAGCCCGCCACGAAATCGTCCACCGGGGCGCGGAGGATCTCCTCGGGGGTCGCGAACTGGGCGAGCCGGCCGCCGACCGCGAAGACGGCGACCCTGTCGCCGAGGATCGTCGCCTCGTCGATGTCGTGGGTGACGAAGACGATCGTCTTCGCGAGGTCCCGCTGCAGGCGCAGCAGTTCCTCCTGCAGTTCGGCCCGGACCACCGGGTCGACGGCGCTGAAAGGCTCGTCCATGAGGAGGACGGGCGGATCGGCCGCGAGGGCGCGTGCCACGCCCACGCGCTGCTGCTGCCCGCCGGAGAGCTGCCCGGGATACCGGCCGCCCAGTTCGGACGCGAGCCCGACGACGTCGAGCAGTTCGGCGGCCCGCTTGCGTGCGGCGGCCTTCCCGACGCCGTTGAGGCGCGGGACCGTCGCGATGTTGTCGAGCACGGTCCGGTGCGGGAGGAGGCCCGAGGACTGCATGACGTACCCCATGGAACGTCGTAGCTCCGCGGCCTTCTGCTGCGAGACGTCCGTGCCGTCCAGGAGGATCTGCCCGGAAGTGGGCTCCACCATCCGGTTGATCATGCGCAGCGATGTCGTCTTGCCGCAGCCCGAGGGCCCGACGAACACGGTGATCCTGCCGCGGTCGATGTCCAGGGAGAGGTCGGCCACGGCCGGGCGCCCGCCGTCGTACGTCTTCGTCACGCTGCGGAACCGGATCATGGGACGGGCGGCGTCCTGCTCGAGGGAGGTCATGTCAGCTGTGCCTTTCGTGGCAGGAGCTTCTCGGCCGGGCTTCGCCCGCGGACCCGCACTCGGTGCGGGCCCGGCTTGCCGTCTGGATTTCCGCAGGGCGACGCCTGCAGCGGTCAGTTCAAGCTGTCGGAGTTCTGAGTCTAACCATGTGTTCGGAGCAGACAAGAGCCCATATGGGTCTGCAGGACGACCACTGCGCCCGCGAGCCCCCCGGAGGAGCTCCGCCCGATGGTCCGGGGCTTCCGCTCAGGCCGGCGCAGTCGGGCGCAGGAGGAATCGGACCCCCATGACCGGATCCTCCTCGAGGAAGACGACGTCGGTCATGCCCTCCGACCCGAGGCGGCTCCTCAGCCGTGCCTGCAGGTCCGGCTGGTGCATGGCAAGGCCGCCGCCGAGGACCACGGGGCCGGGTACGCCGATCACCGACGCGACGTCGAGCACGAGGCGCGTGAGGTCGGCCGCTGCGCGGTCGATGATGTCCGAGGCGTCCCCGGAACCGTCCCGGGCGGCGTCGAATACGGCCCGGGACTGTGCCGCCCAGTAGGTCCGGCCGGCTCCCGAGTGGAAGAGGCCGATCAGTTCCGTCGGTGTGTCGATCCCGTTGAGCGTCAGGACCGCCGCATCGAGGGCATCGGGTTCCAGCCCGACGTCGTGCCGGTGCAGGGCACGGCGCACGGCTTCACGCGCCACCCAGTAGCCGCTGCCCTCGTCGCCCAGGAGGTAGCCCCAGCCGCCCGAGCGCGCCTCACGGCCGTCTTCGCCGACGCCCCAGGCCACCGAGCCGGTGCCGGCGATCACGGCGATGCCGGTGCGGGCACCGCCGGCCGGCCGCGAGGATGAGCCGCGTGTCGTGGATGACGTCGACGGCGGCGGACGGCGCGTGCGGGGCGATCAGGGCGCGGAGCCGCTCGGCGTCGGCTGCGGTGTCCACTCCCCCGGAGCCGGCGACGACGCGCCCGATCGTGCCGGCGTCCCCGGCGGGCGCGAGGTCCCGGAAGAGTTTTTCGAGGTTCCGGGCCGCCTCCGCCGGGGTCACGTTCTGGACGTTGGCGCTTCCCGCCTTGGCCTCGGCCACGAGGGCACCGTCGCGCCAGAGCGCGCCGTGCGTCTTGGAACCGCCGATGTCGAGGCCGACGACCACGCCTGTCGACGTCCCGGTCGCGCTACCGTCCGCAGTGGGCCCGCTCGCTTCGGGAAGGCTGGACGGGCGGGGCGGCACGGGGGTGGTGGACATGCCTACAGCCTACAAACAGGAGGACCGGACCCGGTACGCCCCCCGTGGGCGGAGGCCGCTACCGCGTCGCGCGGAGTCGCAGGACCAGTGAGCCCACGGCGAGCAGCGCACAGACCGTGGCGATCACGAGCGCGAAGACGGTGACGGAGGGGTTCAGTCCCCACACGCCGGCCGCGGCACCGAGCCCCAGCACCGGCACGGCTCTGCCGAGGTAGGTGAGGACGTACACGGCGCTGACCGTCTGGGCGTGCAGGGCAGGGTCGACCCGCACCGACACCTCGTTGAAGACCACCCGGAAGGCCATTCCCTGGCCGAAACCCGCCACGACGCAGGCTCCGACGAGCAGCGGCAGGCTGCCGGTCGTCTCGGCCAGGGGCAGGAGACCGACGCCGAGCGCCATGCCGGCGAGACCCACGGGCGCCACGAAGCGGCCGCGCGGGGACAGCACCTGGCTGACGGCCGACGAGCCGAGGACGAGGGCCGCGAGGAGGCCGATCAGCGGCCGCGAGGTCGTTCCCGCGATGCCGGCGAACCAGGTGGGGGCGAGGCTCAGCGTGAAGCCGAAGACGGCGAAGCTGAGGAACCCGATGGAGGATGCGGTCCAGAACGAACGGCGTGCGTCCCTCGACACCGCCGGCCGGCGCGGCCGCAGTGCCGCGAGCGGATGGTCCGACGCGGCCGGCTTGATGGCGGGCCGGGCCCTCAGGAGGACGAGCGGCACCAGGAGACTCGCGAGCACCACGAGGTACAGGACGAACGGCGTGCGCGTCGGCGTGGGCAGGAGCGAGAGGAGCCCCCCGATCACGGGGCCGGCGGCAACTCCCCCGGCGGAGGCGAGCAGTGTGAAGCGCGAGGCCCAGTCGGGCCGGGTGGGCAGGAGATCGCGGAGGGCGGCGGCACTCGCGCCGGTGGCGAGCGCGACGGCAGCGCCCTGCAGCGCGCGCCCCGCAGCGAGCATCGGCAGCGAGGTGGCGATCGCGAACAGCGCCGCGCCCAGCAGCCCGAGGACGACGGCGAGGACGAGGGCCGCCCGCCGTCCGATGTGGTCGGACCAGTGGCCGGCGAGGACGAGCCCTCCGATCAGTGCGACGACGTAGGACGCGAAGGCGACCGTGACCGCGAAGGACGTGAGCCCCAGCTCGGCCTGGATGAGGGGATAGATCGGCGTGGCGAGGTTCGCCCCGATGAGGAGCACGGAGATCACCGTCACCGCGAGTGCGAGACGGGCGGCCAGGGAGGCATCCCAGCTCCGTCGCTCGACCAGGGCCGGCTTCATCCGGAGCTCGCTGATGACGCTCATCCCACCACTTCCCCTTGCTCGCACGCGCCCACCCTAGGCGCTCTCAAGGTCCGGACCAGGCCCGGACCTCTATAGGATGGAGCCCACTGACCGCCCTGCAGCAAAGCTCGTCGCCCTTTTGAGCGCCGTGCGCAACACGGGCGGAGCCGACTGACGGGAAGTGAGCTTCGTGAGCAAGCTGGACAACCTCGACCTGCGACTGCTGCTCGAGCTGGTGCGCGACCCCCGCGCGCAGGTGAGCGAGTTGAGCGAACTCCTCGGCGTCGCCCGCAACACCGCGCAGAGCCGCATCCGGCGGCTCCTCCGCGCGGAGACCCTGCGGCGGAGCGGGCGGGAACTGGACCTCGAGGCGCTCGGCTACGACGTCGTCGCATTCGTCACCCTCGAGGTGTCCCACCGCGAGCTCGACGCCGTCATCGCCGGGCTGCGCACCCTCAACCAGGTCCTCGAGGTGCACGAGATCTCGGGCCGGGGGGACGTGTGGTGCAGGGTCGCCGCGACCGACACCCACAACCTGCAGGCCGCCCTGCGCTCGGTGCTGAGGATCAAGGGCGTCATCCGCACCGAGACGGTCCTCGCCCTGCACGAGCACATCCCCTACCGCACCGAGCCACTGCTGGAGCGGCTCGCGCAGCGCTCCGCAGACACCTGATCCACTCCGCCCCCCGTTCTCACCGCCTGTGCACACAACCCGAAGAAGCAGCATGACCCTGCCGACCACCGACACACGCGTCACCTACCCTCAGGGTGCCGTCGAGTCGGCCTCCCGTGTCCTGCATGTCGAGCCGCGCGAGGACGGACGGAGCGCCGTCCTGCTGGACGTCACGGCGTTCCACCCCGTGGACTCCGCCTGGCCGGACCAGGGGCCCGACCGCGGTGAACTCGCCTCGCGCTCCCATACCTGGCCGGTGGTCGACTGCGTGGTGGGCGCCACCGACGGGAGTGCCCTGTATCTGGGCGGAGAATCGCCCGTGCGGAAGGGCACGGAGGGCTGGGCGTTCGTCGTCGTGCACCTGGTCGAGGGCGAAGCGCCCGCGGAGGGCGACGATGTCACGGTGCGGGTGGACGACGCCTATCGGGCCGCGGTGTCCGCAGGGCACACCGG encodes the following:
- the ispH gene encoding 4-hydroxy-3-methylbut-2-enyl diphosphate reductase, with product MTSTTVQVPMPTIPRRRRSPEDVLAAAPVPGEKKVLLAAPRGYCAGVDRAVIAVEKALEHYGPPVYVRKQIVHNLHVVSTLEAKGAIFVDETDEVPEGALVVFSAHGVSPAVVQSAEDRGLRTIDATCPLVTKVHKEAQRFARDDFDILLIGHEGHEEVEGTAGEAPDHIQIVNGPEDVDKVQVRDPERLIWLSQTTLSVDETMLTVNLLKERFPTLQDPPSDDICYATSNRQAAIKKIAPQTDLVIVVGSANSSNSVRLVEVALEYGAKAAYRVDFANEVNESWFEGVATVGISSGASVPENLVQDVLRLLAEYGYGEVEEVVTAQEDIIFSLPKEIRAALKAMGDPSRGRGGRGQRQDRTSLN
- the xseA gene encoding exodeoxyribonuclease 7 large subunit, whose product is MPATAAETSPESPWPLHLLSEKLKAHIERAPAAWVEGQVIELNRRASMCYITLRDVDSEVSLSLSVYGTVMDRVSMPLDRGSRVVARLKPDFWVKTGRLSMQTIDIRPVGIGDLLARIERLRQALAAEGLFAPARKKQLPLLPHRIGLITGRDSDAMKDVMRNAALRWPAVEFEVREVAVQGVSSVAQVSAALTELDAHPRVDVIIIARGGGALEDLLPFSDESLVRAVAMADTPVVSAIGHEADRPLLDEVADLRASTPTDAAKRVVPDVSEELARIRQARAALERSIRVLVHREAESLANLRSRPSLAKPEGMIDVREADVERLRSRALRSAAAGVERGAVAVHHLRERVRSLSPQRTLDRGYAVVQKEDGHVVRAPEDVPAGEVLRVRVAGGQFGAVAQGTTATRESA
- the xseB gene encoding exodeoxyribonuclease 7 small subunit, giving the protein MTNNIQPEQRQAGVGSLSYEQAREELVAVVSRLEAGGVSLEESLALWERGEALADRCEAWLEGAKVRLAAARDKAEGQ
- a CDS encoding aminotransferase AlaT, which codes for MPRAGPLLWHPDPMATYKQSEKLRNVLYDIRGPLLEHAMTMEAQGHRILKLNIGNPAPFGFEAPDAILVDMIRNLPEAQGYSDSRGIFSARTAVVQYYQSRGIKTIDVDDVYLGNGVSELITLSMQALLNAGDEVLIPTPDYPLWTASVALASGTPVHYLCDEDNHWWPDLEDMASKITPNTRGIVLINPNNPTGSVYPRPVLEGIVRLAREHGLILFADEIYEKILYDDAVHINAASVAGDDVLCLTFSGLSKAYRIAGFRSGWMAISGPKRDAANYIEGINLLANMRLCANVPAQHAIQTALGGYQSINDLILPGGRLKQQRDKAAQLLNAIDGVSCEVAQGALYLFPKLDPEVYPIKDDEKFALDLLKQQKILISHGRAFNWINPDHFRMVTLPSVEVIEDALGRLAEFLSTYRP
- the proX gene encoding glycine/betaine ABC transporter substrate-binding protein, whose protein sequence is MKNLSAQRAGRRALMGLACGLTAALALTACGANSDPQGESEDAASASAGGSVVVGSADFPESQIIAEIYAGALNAAGVEATTQLNIGSREIYYTALEDGSIDIMPEYGGNLLLFADPAATAESAEDIAAALPDALTAKSPDVKLDVLEPSKAEDKDALVVTAATAEKYDLTSIADLAEVCGEITIGAPSTFQERAYGLPGLKAKYNCVPGGFEAINDGGGDITLKALLDDTVQAADIYTTTPSIADNDLVVLEDPENNFIAQQVLPLINTDTVGDEAQTVLNEVSAQLTTEDLLALNREVSGDEKRNPADAAADWLAEKGLAG
- the proW gene encoding glycine/betaine ABC transporter permease, yielding MDYSSSNLFVQMGEWLTAPANLVGDRGIPTRVVEHLGYTGLTMLIALVIAVPIGLYVGHTGRGRVVIVSGVGILRALPTLGMVFLFVLLAGLGLMPPIWALVLLAVPPLLSGIYAGISSVNSTVVDAARSMGMSELQVLFRVEVPNGLQVILGGVRAAVLQVIATAAVVAFINLGGLGVFLVEGTQLADYGRLFGGAVVITVLAITVDLLLGLLQRFAISPGLRVSGPGRAQGSGRQKAVASAQGGTT
- a CDS encoding ABC transporter permease; this translates as MDWFLANLDFVWLHTRLHLFQAIVPLLLGVLAAVPMAQLARLNPVVGSILLTGSSILYTVPSLAMFVFLPVVLGTKVIDPVNVIVALSVYAFSLLVRSTLDALDSIDDDVRQAAVALGYRPVRRFLTVDLPLSLPVLFAGLRVVSVTNISLVSVGALIGVPSLGTLFTDGLFRSFPTEIAVGIGIILLLALVLDHLLVLTERLLTPWTRSASAGGRPAEEIVALEAEVAGA